Proteins from a genomic interval of Pseudodesulfovibrio nedwellii:
- a CDS encoding GNAT family N-acetyltransferase, producing the protein MQIIPFCDHDTDSIVDLITTIQINEFGVQTSADQQPDLRTISDFYQQGVGNFWLAFEGDELVGTIALLDTGDGVCALRKMFVKKEYRGKKYGVAAALMQILIDWSRDKGVREIYLGTVDVYHAAHRFYEKNEFVEITKAQLPERVPVMCVDVKYYRYSF; encoded by the coding sequence ATGCAAATAATACCTTTTTGCGATCACGACACAGATTCCATCGTCGACCTTATTACGACGATTCAGATTAATGAATTTGGTGTGCAGACATCTGCTGATCAACAGCCAGACTTACGAACTATTTCTGATTTTTATCAGCAGGGAGTGGGCAACTTTTGGCTTGCGTTCGAAGGCGACGAATTGGTAGGAACCATTGCACTCCTTGACACTGGCGACGGCGTGTGCGCCTTGCGCAAGATGTTTGTCAAAAAGGAGTATCGCGGTAAGAAATATGGTGTTGCTGCCGCTTTAATGCAGATCTTGATCGATTGGTCGAGAGACAAGGGTGTCCGGGAAATTTATCTTGGCACAGTGGATGTTTATCACGCTGCCCATCGTTTTTATGAGAAGAATGAGTTTGTGGAAATCACCAAGGCGCAGTTACCGGAAAGAGTTCCGGTTATGTGTGTGGATGTGAAGTACTACCGTTATTCTTTCTGA
- a CDS encoding DNA polymerase III subunit delta', with protein MMLNGDPLAALAGHEHAVKRLNAIAHDPPQSIVIEGGDADSRVALALYWAMRLNCASGSVPCGHCPACKQIGDLAFNDLLFFDGREGLIKVDPVRQLRSTWGQPPNGDGYRVTIFAEAQMFMTEAANALLKSLEEPRPGNVFVLAAPQRERLLETLVSRSWVVTLAWPDVRQNTPEIAEWLQALVAFWQTGRGWFARTSTKGAVDKHLAMQIVLGMQRELREAMSGSCGTPLSSTLANSHDLTFLRRIGLVLDKAQEALNTQVPVNPAMVLDWVATRMI; from the coding sequence ATGATGTTGAACGGTGATCCGCTGGCTGCCCTCGCAGGGCACGAGCATGCGGTGAAACGCCTCAATGCCATTGCGCATGATCCTCCCCAATCAATCGTTATTGAAGGTGGCGACGCGGATTCCCGCGTCGCCCTCGCCTTGTATTGGGCCATGCGACTCAACTGTGCGTCTGGTTCTGTTCCGTGCGGACACTGTCCGGCCTGTAAGCAAATCGGGGATCTTGCCTTTAATGACCTTCTTTTTTTTGATGGCCGGGAAGGACTGATCAAAGTTGATCCTGTGCGTCAATTGCGTTCCACCTGGGGGCAACCGCCCAATGGTGACGGCTACCGTGTGACCATCTTTGCCGAGGCCCAGATGTTCATGACCGAGGCGGCCAACGCATTGCTTAAATCCCTTGAAGAACCTCGCCCCGGCAACGTCTTTGTCCTTGCAGCTCCACAACGTGAGCGGTTGTTGGAGACATTGGTCTCTCGATCCTGGGTTGTCACTTTGGCTTGGCCCGATGTACGACAAAACACGCCTGAGATTGCCGAATGGTTGCAGGCGTTGGTTGCATTCTGGCAGACAGGACGCGGCTGGTTTGCCCGGACATCAACCAAGGGAGCTGTGGATAAGCATCTTGCCATGCAGATAGTGCTTGGTATGCAACGAGAACTTCGTGAGGCCATGTCTGGTTCGTGCGGGACACCGCTTTCATCAACCCTTGCTAATTCTCACGACCTTACGTTCCTTCGGCGTATCGGCCTAGTGCTCGACAAGGCTCAGGAAGCTTTGAATACGCAGGTGCCGGTTAATCCGGCCATGGTGTTGGATTGGGTCGCAACGCGAATGATTTAA